A window from Candidatus Zixiibacteriota bacterium encodes these proteins:
- the dnaX gene encoding DNA polymerase III subunit gamma/tau: MSYQVLARKYRPKQFDQVVAQQHVTRTLQNALKAGRISSGYLFTGPRGTGKTTTARILAKALNCVNGPTPTPCDNCPACNEITAGSALDVLEIDAASNTGVDDIRTLRENVRYLPTSGKKRIYIIDEVHRLSGSAFDALLKTLEEPPPHVVFIFATTEPHKVPETIRSRTQRYDFHRVAVGDLILHLRKIADAEGIKIDDEALFVIARKADGSVRDGMSLLDQMSAFTGEEITGAQVNEALGLIDRQFYFDYVEAVASKDAAAGLDLVKKLIDSGVEIPEFCYGLADHFRTLLIMQNAAEPAKLLELSDSEMETFKKQGDYFSSGDLLRMIKTMTDMALDIKSGIDPRLLIETNTIKLVSLEATVRFEDIIAQLSDDSAVETMEPNGETDLFGAVSPKKPVMETSPKVIEELPLPSPEPIGTGVTRAVNRPMVQTGWPKYIEYLKQSNPMLSALLSMAEIKEVKDNVITAVFHNAGGTSKQVVEKPTYRETIDRTLRDFFQAGLKIRFEADLNNKPPQAKKPGAVPEAIDTEKLLQEDENLKNIVERFDGDIIGKKKVDD; the protein is encoded by the coding sequence ATGTCGTACCAGGTTCTGGCCAGGAAATACCGGCCCAAGCAGTTCGACCAGGTGGTGGCTCAGCAACATGTCACCCGAACCCTGCAGAACGCCCTGAAAGCGGGGCGAATCAGTTCCGGTTACCTGTTCACCGGGCCGCGCGGAACCGGTAAAACGACCACCGCCAGAATTCTGGCCAAAGCCCTGAACTGTGTCAACGGCCCGACCCCGACGCCATGCGATAACTGCCCGGCCTGCAACGAAATAACGGCAGGATCGGCGCTCGATGTGTTGGAGATCGACGCCGCCTCGAATACCGGGGTGGATGATATCCGGACCCTGCGCGAGAATGTCCGCTATTTGCCCACTTCGGGGAAAAAGCGCATTTATATTATCGACGAGGTTCACCGGCTGTCCGGGTCGGCGTTCGACGCCCTTCTGAAAACTCTCGAGGAGCCGCCGCCGCATGTGGTGTTCATTTTCGCCACGACCGAGCCGCACAAAGTCCCCGAGACGATTCGGTCGCGGACCCAGCGGTATGATTTTCACCGGGTGGCGGTCGGCGATCTGATCTTGCATCTGCGGAAAATCGCCGATGCCGAGGGAATCAAAATCGATGATGAAGCGCTGTTCGTGATTGCGCGCAAGGCCGACGGTTCGGTGCGGGACGGGATGTCGCTTCTGGACCAGATGTCGGCTTTTACCGGGGAGGAGATCACCGGAGCGCAGGTCAATGAGGCCCTGGGGCTGATCGACCGCCAGTTTTATTTCGATTATGTCGAGGCGGTGGCTTCCAAAGATGCCGCGGCGGGGCTGGATCTGGTCAAAAAGCTGATCGACTCCGGGGTGGAGATTCCCGAATTCTGTTACGGGCTGGCGGATCATTTCCGAACCCTGCTGATCATGCAGAATGCCGCCGAGCCGGCGAAACTTCTGGAGCTGTCCGATTCGGAGATGGAGACCTTCAAAAAGCAGGGTGATTATTTTTCCTCGGGCGACCTGCTTCGTATGATCAAAACCATGACCGATATGGCCCTCGATATCAAGAGCGGAATCGACCCGCGGTTATTGATCGAAACCAATACCATCAAGCTGGTCAGTTTGGAAGCAACGGTGCGATTCGAGGATATTATCGCTCAATTGTCCGATGACAGCGCAGTCGAAACCATGGAACCAAACGGCGAGACAGATTTATTCGGAGCGGTAAGTCCAAAGAAACCGGTGATGGAAACCAGCCCGAAGGTGATCGAGGAACTGCCTCTCCCCTCACCCGAGCCGATCGGGACCGGGGTCACCCGGGCGGTCAACCGGCCGATGGTTCAGACCGGCTGGCCGAAATATATCGAGTATTTAAAGCAGTCCAACCCGATGCTTTCGGCCTTGTTGTCGATGGCGGAAATAAAGGAAGTCAAGGATAATGTGATTACGGCTGTGTTCCATAACGCCGGGGGAACATCGAAACAGGTGGTCGAGAAACCAACCTACCGGGAGACCATTGACAGAACCCTCCGCGATTTTTTCCAGGCCGGGTTGAAAATCAGGTTCGAGGCGGATCTCAACAATAAACCGCCCCAGGCGAAAAAACCGGGAGCGGTTCCGGAGGCGATCGATACTGAAAAATTATTGCAGGAAGATGAAAATTTGAAAAACATCGTCGAACGTTTCGACGGTGATATTATCGGTAAAAAAAAAGTCGATGATTGA
- a CDS encoding HD domain-containing protein: GCGKLKDENEGPKNCQKLRLAALLHDVGHYPLSHPGEQVFQWVDFDQNVPDVTKNRGSNDFKKNLLLNAEKKHESPTAEHERLSKLIITHENSEIRKILEHEKYDPEEIARIFNAEDTQNPFHVQLMSSTLDCDRLDYMLRDAKSTGTSYGIVDLDYILRNLKWDKKNELICFTPKAITAIEHFITNRYFSYNIIYHKTTVGFELMAKALFYCMVMDKDFKDGGKYPEIVHSFADIEEKIKNDCDFLMNFNDEYFWYYLDIYKKRNDNKLIQKLIENLYKRKPLRPIYEIKTVETKTEGYYDEKYTILTKCLINNSDFLKKLDELGLDLGYISIAERKIKFEEMSHSIELEDTQKTESPDYLKLVKILQKDEIRELVTLSGSIVKTLSQYKPCISRLYALVDKNSDEEKELKSIVGEILTQ, encoded by the coding sequence AGGATGTGGAAAATTAAAAGATGAAAATGAGGGCCCCAAAAACTGCCAAAAATTAAGACTTGCGGCATTATTGCATGACGTTGGACACTATCCATTGTCCCACCCGGGTGAACAGGTATTCCAATGGGTGGATTTTGATCAAAATGTCCCTGACGTAACCAAAAACCGCGGTAGTAATGATTTTAAAAAAAACCTTCTTTTAAATGCGGAAAAAAAGCATGAAAGTCCAACAGCAGAACATGAACGGCTGAGTAAACTTATAATAACCCATGAAAATTCCGAAATAAGAAAAATACTCGAACATGAAAAATATGATCCAGAGGAAATTGCCAGGATTTTTAATGCTGAAGATACTCAAAATCCATTTCATGTTCAGTTGATGAGCAGTACATTGGACTGTGATAGACTTGACTATATGCTTCGCGATGCCAAATCCACAGGCACATCATATGGTATCGTTGATTTAGATTACATTTTGCGCAATTTAAAGTGGGATAAAAAGAATGAATTAATTTGTTTCACACCTAAGGCCATAACCGCAATTGAGCATTTTATAACCAATCGTTATTTTTCATACAATATAATATATCACAAAACAACTGTAGGTTTTGAATTAATGGCGAAAGCACTGTTCTATTGCATGGTTATGGATAAAGATTTTAAAGATGGGGGTAAATATCCCGAAATAGTACATTCTTTTGCCGATATTGAGGAAAAAATTAAAAATGACTGTGATTTCCTCATGAATTTCAATGATGAATACTTTTGGTATTATTTGGATATTTACAAGAAAAGAAACGACAATAAATTAATTCAAAAACTCATTGAAAATTTATATAAAAGAAAACCATTAAGACCGATATATGAAATCAAAACGGTCGAGACAAAGACAGAGGGATACTATGATGAGAAATATACTATTTTAACGAAATGTCTGATTAATAACAGCGATTTTTTAAAAAAATTGGACGAATTGGGATTAGATTTAGGTTATATCTCAATAGCAGAAAGAAAGATTAAATTTGAGGAAATGAGCCATTCTATTGAATTGGAGGATACCCAAAAAACAGAATCCCCAGACTATTTGAAACTTGTCAAGATTCTGCAAAAGGATGAAATAAGGGAATTAGTCACTCTTAGCGGATCAATAGTGAAAACACTCAGTCAGTACAAACCTTGCATATCCCGATTATACGCTTTGGTAGATAAAAATTCAGATGAAGAAAAAGAATTAAAATCAATTGTTGGTGAAATACTTACTCAATAA
- the recR gene encoding recombination protein RecR encodes MFKSAESVERLINLLSRLPGIGRKSAGRLAFHILKMSREEAIELSDSIREVKDKVGFCTTCFNISEHSPCHICSDPGRRQDMICVVEEVSDLSALEKAEGYDGQYHVLGGRISPLDGIGPDDLKIKELLARINDSTREIIIATNPNVEGEATALYLAKLIKPLNIKITRIARGLPVGSDLEYADGITISRALEGRQEI; translated from the coding sequence ATGTTTAAATCCGCAGAATCTGTCGAACGATTGATCAATCTTCTCTCCCGCTTGCCGGGTATCGGCCGGAAATCGGCCGGTCGGCTGGCCTTTCATATTTTGAAAATGTCACGGGAGGAGGCCATCGAGCTGTCCGATTCTATCCGCGAGGTCAAGGATAAGGTCGGGTTCTGCACGACCTGTTTCAATATTTCCGAACACAGCCCGTGCCATATCTGTTCCGATCCCGGCCGCAGACAGGATATGATCTGCGTTGTCGAAGAAGTTTCCGATCTCTCGGCGCTGGAGAAGGCGGAGGGGTATGACGGACAGTATCATGTTTTGGGCGGGCGGATTTCGCCGCTCGACGGGATCGGTCCCGACGATCTGAAAATAAAAGAGCTGCTGGCGCGGATTAACGATTCGACCCGGGAGATAATCATCGCCACCAATCCCAATGTCGAGGGTGAAGCGACCGCGCTGTACCTGGCGAAGCTGATCAAACCGCTGAATATCAAAATCACCCGGATTGCCCGCGGTTTGCCGGTCGGCAGTGATCTGGAGTATGCCGACGGAATAACGATTTCAAGGGCGCTTGAAGGGCGTCAAGAGATTTAG
- a CDS encoding YbaB/EbfC family nucleoid-associated protein — translation MSKGGLGNMMKQFQKMQQKMEEMQAELEEARVEGTSGGGMVKVVANGKQEILEVIIDKEVVDPDDVEMLQDLIVAAVNQARQKAQDLQTEQMSSLTGGMNIPGLNLPF, via the coding sequence ATGAGCAAGGGCGGTTTGGGAAATATGATGAAGCAGTTCCAGAAGATGCAACAGAAGATGGAAGAAATGCAGGCCGAGCTGGAAGAAGCCAGGGTCGAGGGAACCTCAGGCGGCGGGATGGTGAAAGTGGTGGCCAACGGCAAACAGGAAATTCTTGAAGTTATCATTGATAAGGAAGTGGTCGATCCCGATGATGTCGAGATGCTGCAGGATTTAATCGTGGCGGCGGTCAACCAGGCCCGCCAGAAAGCCCAGGATCTCCAGACCGAGCAGATGTCGTCCCTGACGGGCGGCATGAATATTCCGGGACTCAATTTACCGTTTTAA